A window from Streptomyces subrutilus encodes these proteins:
- a CDS encoding DNA polymerase III subunit gamma and tau, with product MSSLALYRRYRPESFAEVIGQEHVTAPLMQALRNNRVNHAYLFSGPRGCGKTTSARILARCLNCEQGPTPTPCGECQSCQDLARNGPGSIDVIEIDAASHGGVDDARDLREKAFFGPASSRYKIYIIDEAHMVTSAGFNALLKVVEEPPEHLKFIFATTEPEKVIGTIRSRTHHYPFRLVPPGTLREYLGEVCGREGAKVEDGVLPLVVRAGAGSVRDSMSVMDQLLAGAADDGVTYAMATSLLGYTDGSLLDSVVDAFAAGDGAAAFEVVDRVVEGGNDPRRFVADLLERLRDLVILAAVPDAGEKGLIDAPVDVVERMQAQASVFGAAELSRAADLVNTGLTEMRGATSPRLQLELICARVLLPAAFDDERSLQARLDRLERGGAGLALAAAAAPAVPQPAMGYVPGPEAHAMAPAGPGGGPAAARAAAQAAEPEAAPAPVRAPAPPEPAAHPAPAGPPHTHPAPAAPAAPAGPAPGAWPGAAQPGGGAPGAWPGAAPQAAPAQAAPAPTAGAWPSAAAPGQGAPAAPAPAPAAHAAAPAAAPAPSPGMAAGAGQVQAMWPSVLEAVKNRRRFTWILLSQNAQVAGFDGTTLQLGFPNAGARDNFASSGSEDVLKAVLAEQFQVNWKIEAVVGGGGPAPAVSSAYGAPAAPAYSPPPPQQAQAPQYPPQESQPARQSPQQPPQHQQSASAPQPPVRQAPPPVSPEDDVPEEDDPDLVDSALTGHDLIVRELGATVVEEYTNE from the coding sequence GTGTCGTCCCTTGCGCTGTACCGCCGCTATCGCCCCGAGTCGTTCGCCGAGGTCATCGGTCAGGAGCATGTCACTGCACCGCTGATGCAGGCCCTGCGGAACAACCGGGTCAACCACGCGTACCTGTTCAGCGGTCCGCGCGGCTGCGGGAAGACGACCAGCGCGCGCATCCTCGCCCGCTGCCTGAACTGCGAGCAGGGCCCCACCCCGACCCCGTGCGGGGAGTGCCAGTCCTGCCAGGACCTCGCGCGCAACGGGCCGGGCTCCATCGACGTCATCGAGATCGACGCCGCCTCGCACGGTGGTGTGGACGACGCCCGTGACCTGCGGGAGAAGGCCTTCTTCGGGCCCGCCTCCAGCCGCTACAAGATCTACATCATCGACGAGGCGCACATGGTCACCTCGGCGGGCTTCAACGCCCTGCTGAAGGTGGTCGAGGAGCCGCCGGAGCACCTCAAGTTCATCTTCGCCACCACCGAGCCGGAGAAGGTCATCGGGACCATCCGGTCCCGCACGCACCACTACCCCTTCCGCCTGGTCCCGCCCGGCACCCTGCGTGAGTACCTGGGCGAGGTCTGCGGCCGCGAGGGCGCCAAGGTCGAGGACGGGGTGCTGCCGCTCGTCGTGCGCGCCGGCGCCGGGTCCGTCCGCGACTCGATGTCCGTCATGGACCAGCTGCTGGCCGGCGCCGCCGACGACGGTGTGACGTACGCCATGGCCACCTCCCTGCTCGGCTACACGGACGGGTCGCTGCTCGACTCCGTCGTGGACGCCTTCGCCGCCGGGGACGGGGCCGCCGCCTTCGAGGTCGTCGACCGGGTGGTCGAGGGCGGAAACGACCCGCGCCGCTTCGTCGCCGACCTGCTGGAGCGGCTGCGCGACCTGGTGATCCTGGCCGCCGTGCCCGACGCCGGGGAGAAGGGCCTGATCGACGCCCCCGTCGACGTGGTGGAGCGGATGCAGGCCCAGGCCTCCGTCTTCGGGGCCGCCGAGCTGTCGCGCGCCGCCGACCTGGTCAACACCGGGCTCACCGAGATGCGCGGCGCCACCTCTCCCCGGCTCCAGCTGGAGCTCATCTGCGCCCGCGTGCTGCTGCCCGCCGCCTTCGACGACGAGCGCTCCCTCCAGGCCCGGCTCGACCGGCTGGAGCGCGGCGGCGCGGGCCTGGCCTTGGCCGCGGCCGCCGCGCCCGCCGTGCCGCAGCCCGCCATGGGGTACGTGCCCGGTCCCGAGGCCCACGCCATGGCCCCGGCCGGCCCCGGCGGAGGCCCCGCCGCGGCCCGCGCCGCCGCGCAGGCCGCCGAGCCCGAGGCCGCCCCCGCGCCGGTACGGGCCCCCGCACCGCCCGAGCCGGCCGCGCACCCGGCCCCCGCCGGGCCCCCCCACACCCACCCCGCGCCCGCCGCCCCGGCGGCCCCGGCCGGCCCCGCCCCCGGCGCCTGGCCCGGAGCCGCGCAGCCCGGCGGCGGTGCACCCGGTGCCTGGCCCGGAGCCGCCCCGCAGGCCGCGCCCGCCCAGGCCGCCCCCGCTCCCACCGCCGGCGCCTGGCCCAGCGCGGCCGCGCCCGGCCAGGGCGCGCCCGCGGCGCCCGCACCGGCCCCCGCCGCGCACGCCGCCGCCCCGGCCGCGGCGCCCGCGCCCTCCCCCGGCATGGCCGCCGGCGCCGGGCAGGTCCAGGCGATGTGGCCGTCCGTGCTGGAGGCCGTCAAGAACCGGCGCCGCTTCACCTGGATCCTGCTCAGCCAGAACGCCCAGGTCGCCGGTTTCGACGGCACCACCCTCCAGCTCGGCTTCCCCAACGCCGGAGCCCGCGACAACTTCGCCAGCAGTGGCAGCGAGGACGTCCTCAAGGCGGTGCTCGCCGAGCAGTTCCAGGTCAACTGGAAGATCGAGGCCGTGGTCGGCGGCGGCGGCCCCGCGCCCGCCGTCTCCTCGGCGTACGGTGCGCCGGCCGCCCCCGCGTACAGCCCGCCGCCCCCGCAGCAGGCCCAGGCCCCGCAGTACCCGCCGCAGGAGTCGCAGCCCGCCCGGCAGTCGCCGCAGCAGCCCCCGCAGCACCAGCAGTCGGCTTCCGCCCCGCAACCTCCCGTACGCCAGGCGCCCCCGCCGGTGTCGCCCGAGGACGACGTCCCGGAGGAGGACGATCCCGACCTCGTCGACAGCGCGCTGACGGGCCACGACCTCATCGTGCGCGAGCTCGGAGCGACGGTTGTGGAGGAATACACGAACGAGTAG
- a CDS encoding TOBE domain-containing protein — protein sequence MPSYSIGQAADLLCVSPETVRRWADAGRLPALRGPDGCRSIDGAALAGFAKERAAGPHPPPPHAPATSVRNSFAGIVTRVRLDEVAAQVEVQSGPHRVVSLVTRESVEQLGIEVGVTVTARVKSTEVHVDLG from the coding sequence GTGCCGTCGTACTCCATCGGGCAGGCCGCCGACCTGCTGTGCGTGAGCCCCGAGACCGTCCGCCGCTGGGCGGACGCGGGGCGGCTGCCCGCGCTGCGCGGTCCGGACGGGTGCCGGAGCATCGACGGGGCGGCGCTGGCCGGCTTCGCCAAGGAGCGGGCCGCCGGGCCGCACCCGCCGCCGCCGCACGCGCCCGCCACCTCCGTACGGAACTCCTTCGCCGGGATCGTCACCCGGGTCCGGCTCGACGAGGTGGCCGCCCAGGTGGAGGTCCAGTCGGGTCCGCACCGCGTCGTCTCCCTGGTGACCCGGGAGTCGGTGGAGCAGCTCGGCATCGAGGTCGGGGTGACGGTGACCGCGCGGGTGAAGTCCACCGAGGTCCACGTCG
- the purD gene encoding phosphoribosylamine--glycine ligase — translation MKVLVIGGGAREHALCRSLSLDPDVSALYCAPGNAGIAEVAELRPVDALNGTAVARLAAELGAGLVVVGPEAPLVAGVADSVRAAGIPCFGPSAAAAQLEGSKAFAKDVMAAAGVPTARSYVCTTPEEVDAALDAFGAPYVVKDDGLAAGKGVVVTEDRAAARAHALACGRVVIEEYLDGPEVSLFAITDGVTVLPLQPAQDFKRALDGDAGPNTGGMGAYSPLPWADPKLVDEVMELVLQPTVDELRHRGTPFSGLLYAGLAITGRGTRVIEFNARFGDPETQVVLARLRTPLASVLLNAAKGTLDAEPPLSWRDEAAVTVVIASRDYPETPRTGDPIEGLAEVAEQDAPDAYVLHAGTARDGDRVVSAGGRVLSVTATGSDLVQARERAYKAVARIRLDGAQHRTDIAAKAAEGR, via the coding sequence GTGAAGGTCCTCGTCATCGGCGGCGGCGCCCGCGAACACGCCCTGTGCCGCTCTCTGTCCCTCGACCCCGACGTCTCCGCGCTCTACTGCGCTCCCGGCAACGCCGGGATCGCCGAGGTGGCCGAGCTGCGCCCGGTCGACGCCCTCAACGGCACCGCCGTGGCCCGGCTGGCCGCCGAACTCGGCGCCGGCCTCGTCGTCGTCGGCCCGGAGGCGCCGCTGGTCGCCGGCGTCGCCGACAGCGTCCGCGCGGCCGGCATCCCCTGCTTCGGCCCGTCCGCGGCGGCGGCCCAGCTGGAGGGCTCCAAGGCCTTCGCCAAGGACGTGATGGCCGCCGCCGGCGTCCCGACCGCCCGCAGCTACGTGTGCACCACCCCCGAGGAGGTGGACGCGGCCCTCGACGCCTTCGGCGCCCCGTACGTGGTCAAGGACGACGGCCTCGCCGCCGGCAAGGGCGTCGTGGTCACCGAGGACCGGGCCGCCGCCCGCGCGCACGCCCTGGCCTGCGGCCGGGTCGTCATCGAGGAGTACCTCGACGGCCCCGAGGTCTCCCTCTTCGCCATCACCGACGGGGTCACCGTCCTGCCGTTGCAGCCCGCACAGGACTTCAAGCGCGCGCTCGACGGCGACGCCGGCCCCAACACCGGCGGCATGGGGGCGTACTCCCCGCTGCCCTGGGCCGACCCCAAGCTGGTCGACGAGGTCATGGAGCTCGTCCTGCAGCCCACCGTCGACGAGCTGCGCCACCGCGGCACCCCCTTCTCCGGCCTGCTCTACGCCGGCCTGGCCATCACCGGCCGCGGCACCCGGGTCATCGAGTTCAACGCCCGCTTCGGCGACCCCGAGACCCAGGTCGTGCTGGCCCGGCTGCGCACCCCGCTCGCGAGCGTGCTGCTGAACGCCGCCAAGGGCACCCTGGACGCCGAGCCCCCGCTCAGCTGGCGCGACGAGGCCGCCGTCACGGTGGTCATCGCCTCCCGCGACTACCCCGAGACCCCGCGCACCGGGGACCCGATCGAGGGCCTGGCCGAGGTGGCCGAGCAGGACGCGCCCGACGCGTACGTGCTGCACGCCGGGACCGCGCGCGACGGCGACCGGGTGGTCAGCGCGGGCGGCCGCGTGCTGTCGGTGACGGCGACCGGTTCTGATCTGGTGCAGGCCCGGGAGAGGGCGTATAAGGCGGTGGCGCGGATCCGGCTCGACGGTGCGCAGCACCGCACGGACATCGCCGCCAAGGCGGCCGAAGGCCGCTGA